A window of the Juglans microcarpa x Juglans regia isolate MS1-56 chromosome 5D, Jm3101_v1.0, whole genome shotgun sequence genome harbors these coding sequences:
- the LOC121265491 gene encoding CEN-like protein 2 translates to MAKMSEPLIVGRVIGDVLDSFTRSIKMTVTYDTKQVCNGHEFYPSTVATKPKVEIQGGDMRSCFTLVMTDPDVPGPSDPYLREHLHWVVTDIPGTTDATFGREVVSYEIPKPNIGIHRFVFVLFKQRRRQSVTPPSSRDNFNTRSFAAENDLGLPVAAVYFNAQRETAARRR, encoded by the exons ATGGCAAAAATGTCAGAACCTCTCATTGTTGGTAGAGTTATTGGAGATGTTCTCGATTCTTTCACGAGAAGCATAAAAATGACTGTCACTTACGATACCAAGCAGGTCTGCAATGGGCATGAATTCTATCCTTCCACAGTCGCCACCAAACCTAAGGTTGAAATTCAGGGGGGCGATATGAGATCTTGTTTTACACTG GTCATGACAGATCCAGATGTTCCTGGCCCTAGTGATCCTTATTTAAGGGAGCACCTGCACTG GGTGGTCACAGACATCCCTGGCACAACTGATGCTACATTTG GAAGGGAGGTAGTGAGCTATGAGATTCCAAAGCCTAATATAGGAATCCACAGGTTTGTGTTTGTTCTGTTCAAGCAGAGACGCAGGCAGTCAGTAACGCCACCTTCTTCAAGGGATAACTTCAACACCCGAAGTTTTGCTGCAGAAAACGATCTCGGCCTCCCAGTTGCTGCCGTCTACTTCAATGCGCAGAGAGAAACAGCAGCAAGAAGACGCTAG
- the LOC121265426 gene encoding uncharacterized protein LOC121265426, with the protein MAGGVNRKISAASARAHTRRAKQKSSFQLPSGLLKKTTVLFLVGFLAWAYKAVQPPPPKICGSADGPPVTAPRIQLSDGRHLAYKEHGVPKEMATHKIVFVHGYDSCRHDAVVAKTLSPDIVEELGIYIVSFDRPGYGESDPNPKRTVKSMALDIEELADQLGVGSKFYVIGFSMGGQVVWSCLKYIPHRLAGVGLLTPVINYWWPGFPANLSSEAYNQQLQRDQWALRVAHHAPWLTYWWETQKWFPTLSVAALSPDILSHQDRELMSKRSDRENYVALVRQQGEYESLHRDVNVGFGTWEFSPMDLENPFPNKEGSVHLWQGDEDMIVPVTLQRYIVQRLPWIHYHELAGAGHLFPHADGMSDSIVKAILVGEK; encoded by the exons ATGGCTGGGGGCGTGAACAGGAAGATATCGGCAGCGTCTGCCAGAGCTCACACCAGAAGAGCTAAGCAAAAAAGTTCCTTTCAGCTTCCCTCAG GGCTCTTAAAGAAAACAACAGTTTTGTTTTTGGTGGGGTTTCTAGCATGGGCTTATAAGGCAGTCCAACCTCCTCCACCGAAGATATGTGGTTCTGCTGATGGTCCCCCTGTTACAGCACCAAGGATCCAACTTAGTGATGGAAGGCATTTGGCCTACAAAGAGCATGGTGTGCCTAAAGAAATGGCGACCCATAAAATTGTCTTCGTCCATGGTTATGATTCTTGCAGGCATGATGCTGTTGTCGCCAAAACTCTATCCCCG GATATAGTTGAAGAGTTAGGGATCTACATTGTTTCTTTTGACAGACCTGGTTATGGGGAGAGTGATCCTAACCCAAAGAGAACAGTGAAGAGCATGGCTTTGGATATAGAAGAGCTTGCTGATCAATTGGGAGTCGGATCCAAATTCTATGTAATTGGTTTCTCCATGGGTGGGCAGGTTGTTTGGAGTTGCCTCAAGTACATACCTCACAG GCTAGCAGGAGTGGGACTATTAACTCCAGTGATTAACTACTGGTGGCCTGGTTTTCCTGCAAATTTATCTAGTGAAGCCTACAACCAACAGTTACAGCGAGATCAATGGGCACTTCGTGTTGCTCACCATGCACCCTGGCTCACCTACTGGTGGGAAACACAAAAATGGTTCCCTACTCTTAGCGTTGCAGCTCTTAGTCCTGATATCCTTTCTCACCAGGATAGAGAACTCATGTCTAAGCGTTCCGATAGGGAAAACTATGTG GCACTGGTAAGACAGCAAGGAGAATACGAGTCCCTCCATCGTGACGTGAATGTTGGATTTGGGACCTGGGAGTTCAGTCCCATGGATCTGGAAAACCCATTTCCAAACAAGGAAGGTTCAGTCCACCTGTGGCAGGGAGATGAAGATATGATTGTGCCCGTTACACTGCAACGTTACATTGTGCAACGGCTACCATGGATTCACTATCACGAGTTAGCAGGAGCTGGGCACCTGTTTCCCCATGCTGATGGAATGAGTGATAGTATCGTCAAGGCAATATTGGTAGGGGAGAAGTAG
- the LOC121265456 gene encoding germin-like protein subfamily 3 member 2, whose protein sequence is MSPHLSILFVTLAFSLHCVIISASDPDPVQDFCIPNPRYGSVRIAHLAILPCKNSSEATVNDFVFSGMQSAGNFSDTGLAAIPVNPTIFPGINTLGMSFIRADLKVGGINPPHFHPRATEISYVVRGSVYSGFVDSGNRVFARTIEEGEVMVFPRGLVHFQMNVGDKPATIFGSFNSQNPGSQKIPAAIFGSGINEELLEKTFGLSPKQIGRMRRKFDPRV, encoded by the coding sequence ATGTCCCCACATTTATCAATCTTGTTTGTTACATTAGCATTCTCCCTCCATTGTGTTATAATTTCGGCCTCAGACCCCGACCCAGTTCAGGATTTTTGCATACCAAACCCAAGATACGGTTCAGTAAGAATTGCCCACCTTGCTATTCTCCCATGCAAGAATTCATCCGAGGCCACGGTCAATGATTTTGTGTTTTCAGGCATGCAGAGCGCCGGCAACTTCTCAGACACAGGCCTGGCAGCCATACCAGTGAACCCAACAATCTTTCCTGGCATTAACACTCTAGGCATGTCATTTATACGAGCTGACCTTAAAGTTGGTGGGATTAATCCACCACATTTTCACCCAAGAGCCACTGAAATTTCTTATGTGGTGCGAGGAAGCGTGTATTCAGGCTTTGTGGATTCGGGCAACCGCGTGTTTGCTAGAACAATCGAGGAAGGAGAGGTCATGGTGTTCCCCAGAGGTCTAGTGCACTTCCAAATGAATGTAGGTGATAAGCCGGCAACCATATTTGGTAGTTTCAATAGCCAAAATCCCGGGTCACAAAAAATCCCAGCTGCCATTTTTGGATCTGGAATCAATGAGGAGCTCTTAGAGAAGACTTTTGGATTGAGTCCTAAGCAAATTGGGAGGATGAGGAGAAAATTTGATCCCAGGGTGTGA
- the LOC121265417 gene encoding protein ABSCISIC ACID-INSENSITIVE 5, producing the protein MTKMVTTESEMISEGQVESSLLADQQPKINPFSSLGRQSSIYSLTLDEFQHTLCESGKNFGSMNMDEFLTSIWTAEENQAVNTTATATTTTNVIAANNMSSHTHLSLSEAHTERGIAKQPSLPRQGSLTLPAPLCRKTVDEVWSEIHKGQHQSNSTSHKNGDNIQNPECGARQPTFGEMTLEDFLIKAGVVREPSAMPVSQPQHQQQYGVYQNKNSTAGPSFATRPTTGFGGAGGATTVPTHQTMPQGAGGAIGESSGYAGNGKRSGGYPPGPPAHVCYGGRVVNGAGGYGAAPAMGVVAPVSPVSSDGLCTTQVDNSGNQFGLDMGGLRGRKRIIDGPVEKVVERRQRRMIKNRESAARSRARKQAYTVELEAELNQLREENTNLKQALAEIERKRNQQYSEEMKTKVQTKAQKAKEKLRVLKRNQSCPL; encoded by the exons ATGACAAAGATGGTGACCACGGAGTCCGAGATGATCTCCGAAGGCCAGGTCGAGTCGTCACTATTAGCAGATCAACAGCCCAAGATCAATCCTTTCTCGTCGCTCGGAAGACAATCCTCAATATACTCCCTCACTCTCGACGAGTTCCAGCACACGCTCTGCGAGAGCGGCAAGAATTTCGGGTCCATGAACATGGATGAGTTCCTCACCAGTATTTGGACTGCCGAAGAAAACCAAGCTGTCAACaccaccgccaccgccaccaccaccaccaatgtTATCGCCGCTAATAATATGAGCAGCCACACCCACCTGTCTCTAAGCGAAGCGCATACTGAGAGGGGAATAGCAAAGCAGCCAAGCTTGCCACGACAAGGTTCGCTCACGCTCCCGGCACCTCTCTGTAGGAAAACGGTGGACGAAGTCTGGTCTGAAATCCACAAAGGACAGCATCAGAGTAATAGTACTAGCCATAAAAATGGTGATAACATTCAGAATCCCGAGTGTGGAGCTCGCCAGCCGACTTTCGGAGAGATGACCTTGGAGGATTTTCTGATAAAAGCAGGGGTGGTGAGGGAACCGAGTGCAATGCCAGTATCTCAACCCCAACATCAGCAGCAGTACGGGGTATACCAGAATAAAAATTCCACAGCGGGTCCTAGTTTCGCAACTAGGCCTACAACAGGATTTGGTGGCGCTGGTGGTGCGACTACTGTTCCAACTCACCAAACAATGCCACAGGGTGCTGGTGGGGCTATTGGAGAGTCGTCGGGGTATGCTGGAAATGGCAAGAGGAGTGGGGGATACCCACCCGGGCCGCCGGCGCATGTTTGTTATGGTGGAAGGGTAGTGAATGGTGCCGGTGGATATGGGGCGGCGCCAGCAATGGGAGTGGTGGCACCGGTTAGTCCTGTTTCTTCTGATGGGTTGTGCACAACTCAGGTTGATAACTCGGGCAATCAATTTGGACTGGACATGGGGGGACTAAGGGGAAGGAAGAGGATCATAGATGGTCCCGTGGAGAAGGTGGTggagaggagacaaaggaggaTGATCAAGAATAGAGAGTCCGCGGCCAGATCTAGAGCCAGGAAACAG GCATACACAGTTGAACTAGAAGCAGAACTGAACCAATTAAGAGAAGAGAACACAAACCTTAAACAGGCTCTG GCAGAAATTGAGAGGAAAAGAAACCAACAG TATTCTGAAGAGATGAAAACGAAAGTTCAAACCAAGGCTCAAAAAGCTAAAGAGAAATTGAGGGTGTTGAAAAGGAACCAAAGTTGCCCATTGTGA